In one Acidobacteriota bacterium genomic region, the following are encoded:
- a CDS encoding histidine phosphatase family protein, translating into MARENKNPQKWPNVIWLVRHGESAGNIARDQAEAQGDLYINLAHREIDVPLSQLGERQAIALGKWFATLPDKQKPTVILTSPYLRARETTNLVLANSSIDIKDISFVIDERLREKEFGIFDRLTKNGAHQLYPEQAETRTLLGKFYYRPPGGESWCDVILRLRSVIDTITREYRRERVLIVAHQVIVNCFRYLFERLSEEQILADDRKEDIANCSVTAYEFDRTLGKKGKLALRLYNSISHLKEAGEPVTTKKDIPIAPK; encoded by the coding sequence ATGGCGCGCGAAAATAAAAACCCGCAAAAATGGCCGAACGTGATATGGCTCGTAAGGCACGGTGAAAGCGCCGGTAATATCGCCAGAGATCAGGCAGAAGCTCAGGGCGATTTATACATTAATCTGGCGCATCGTGAGATTGATGTGCCGCTTTCGCAACTTGGTGAACGGCAAGCCATCGCCCTCGGTAAATGGTTTGCCACGCTTCCTGATAAGCAAAAGCCGACAGTGATTTTAACCTCTCCTTACCTTCGCGCCCGCGAAACCACGAATCTGGTTTTGGCGAATTCAAGTATCGACATCAAAGACATTTCTTTTGTCATTGATGAACGGTTGCGTGAAAAAGAATTCGGGATATTCGACCGCCTGACTAAAAATGGCGCTCATCAACTTTACCCTGAGCAGGCTGAGACTCGGACTTTGCTCGGCAAATTTTATTATCGACCGCCGGGGGGCGAAAGCTGGTGTGATGTGATTCTGCGGCTGCGCAGTGTCATTGATACGATTACCCGCGAATATCGCCGCGAACGGGTTTTAATCGTTGCGCATCAGGTGATAGTGAATTGTTTCCGTTACCTGTTTGAACGATTATCTGAAGAACAAATTCTTGCAGATGACCGGAAAGAAGATATTGCCAACTGTTCGGTTACTGCATATGAGTTCGATAGGACACTCGGTAAAAAAGGAAAACTGGCGTTACGTTTATACAACTCGATTTCTCACCTCAAGGAAGCGGGGGAACCTGTGACCACGAAAAAAGACATCCCTATTGCTCCAAAATAA
- the truB gene encoding tRNA pseudouridine(55) synthase TruB: MEGSLIINKPEGWTSHDVVAKLRRILETRKIGHIGTLDPFATGVLVVCVGKATRLVQFLVGLDKSYEATVRLGFATDTQDLTGKPITPFQSSDALRTDEIKLALKEMIGIQMQIPPMFSAKKVEGVVLHKAARAGKTIERAPVKIEVFHMELMDEKIRNNPDGTREFDIFVRCSSGTYIRTLAHDLGEKLGTGAHLAALKRTAVGDFELQDSLTLDEVEARKRNGTLILKSPSETVSHLPEWVLDESAIPPLLNGREVVVPKEVLKNQWESGAEEIFIRACDKQNRLLAICEYDVEGEKIKPRVVLEQNQFAGG; this comes from the coding sequence ATGGAGGGTTCATTAATTATCAATAAGCCGGAAGGCTGGACCTCTCACGATGTGGTTGCCAAACTCCGGCGCATCTTGGAGACCCGTAAAATCGGGCATATCGGAACGCTCGACCCTTTCGCCACAGGCGTGTTGGTGGTCTGTGTTGGCAAAGCGACAAGACTCGTACAATTTCTCGTGGGATTAGATAAATCCTATGAGGCAACCGTTCGTTTAGGGTTTGCCACCGATACGCAGGATTTAACCGGGAAACCTATTACACCTTTTCAATCATCCGATGCGTTGAGAACGGATGAAATCAAGCTCGCCTTGAAAGAAATGATTGGCATTCAAATGCAGATACCTCCTATGTTTTCCGCTAAAAAAGTGGAAGGCGTGGTTTTGCATAAAGCTGCCAGAGCCGGAAAAACAATCGAAAGAGCGCCTGTTAAAATTGAAGTGTTTCACATGGAATTAATGGATGAAAAAATCAGAAACAACCCGGATGGCACCAGAGAGTTCGATATATTCGTGCGCTGCTCATCGGGTACTTATATCAGGACATTGGCGCATGACCTGGGAGAGAAACTTGGAACCGGCGCACACCTTGCGGCATTAAAACGAACGGCTGTTGGCGATTTTGAATTGCAGGACAGTTTAACGCTCGATGAGGTGGAGGCAAGAAAGCGTAATGGAACCTTGATTTTAAAATCACCATCTGAAACGGTGAGTCATTTGCCGGAATGGGTTCTTGATGAATCGGCAATTCCTCCTTTATTAAATGGAAGGGAGGTTGTTGTGCCAAAAGAAGTTTTGAAAAACCAATGGGAAAGTGGAGCCGAAGAGATTTTTATTCGGGCGTGTGATAAGCAAAACCGTTTGCTTGCCATCTGTGAATATGATGTGGAAGGTGAAAAGATTAAACCCCGCGTTGTACTCGAACAAAATCAGTTTGCAGGAGGTTGA
- a CDS encoding LAGLIDADG family homing endonuclease, with product MGEGKLNISELLEAHRRDRDKLAWQGTFRDYFELISQSPILAKLSHARICDMILDAGFEKINEGSRDEIIRYNFFSEELFGIEAPIQRIVEYFKSAGQRLEVRKRILLLMGPVGGGKSTIVTLLKRGLEQYTRTEKGAIFAIKDCPMHEEPLHLIPAELRPEIAKHYGIYIEGELCPQCRYNLENVYKGRHEDMLVHRIIFSEKERIGIGTFAPSDPKSQDITELTGSIDLSTIGEVGVESDPRAYRFDGELNIANRGLMEFVEMLKCVTPNAYIATEQGLLQIGEIAPTTPVHHQDFAFEMKLQTRFGVQQTSHIIYNGKAKTIRLRTQKGYVIEGALEHRVLVRDESGKLDWKALKDIVSGEQICLSRNSLWAKVSPALEAYFPNDCRKLQKTFPKFMDDNLAKLLGYFVAEGWFLKGERGKDYGIGISNQSPEVADDLQKIAAALGLNLVSGGTGRWHIWNHELVELFHNFGVTGRRANEKHIPQIIRRSPKEIVSAFLRAYFDGDGTVTNLISCTTASEILAEQLQLLLLNYGIISKRQKVFNQKYQRDYFAVQIDSKNAEIFIREIGFGIAQKQNAAKRLLEKKRTAHRDGLPNTQPHWAGLHSGLKAFAATAQATTGVTYHQRQGVRQIIGDTNYEQLWRFSSGAAVPSYAAAQSVVDAIKPFVDIPVDIHEGIDTYFFYDKAKDISEGYDDLWDFCVPEGHTYIANGFVNHNCDEKFLYSLLTLSQEQSIKTGRFAMIYADEAILSHTNENEYSSFVANRKSEALQDRIIMIKVPYNLKVTQEERIYEKLLNQSEVLKNIHIAPNTLKVAAMFAVMTRLEEPKRANIDIVKKMKLYDGEDVEGFKLKDVRELQEEAIREGMDGISPRYIINRLSNALVKDNVKFISPIDALRAIKDGFDQHTGISPDQKERYLNLISQARREYDEIAKKEVQKAFVYSFEEMARGLCNNYLDNVEAYCNKERMKDPITEEEMEPDEKLMRSIEEQIGISENAKNTFRQEILIRISTYARKGKPFEYQSHERLKEAIEKKIFADLKDVVKITTSVKTPDADQLRRINEVIDRLVTHHGYTVDSANELLNYVGTLLSR from the coding sequence ATGGGCGAAGGTAAACTTAATATCAGTGAATTGCTAGAAGCGCATCGTCGGGACCGAGATAAATTGGCCTGGCAAGGAACCTTCAGAGACTATTTTGAATTGATTTCCCAAAGCCCGATTCTTGCAAAATTATCGCACGCAAGAATCTGTGACATGATTTTGGATGCCGGCTTTGAAAAGATAAATGAAGGTTCGAGAGATGAAATCATCCGATATAATTTTTTCAGTGAAGAGTTGTTTGGCATCGAAGCGCCGATCCAACGGATTGTCGAATATTTCAAATCGGCGGGACAGCGGTTGGAAGTCCGTAAGCGTATTTTACTGTTAATGGGACCGGTTGGCGGCGGTAAATCGACGATTGTGACGCTGTTAAAACGCGGATTGGAGCAATATACCCGCACTGAAAAGGGGGCGATTTTTGCCATTAAAGATTGTCCAATGCATGAAGAACCGCTGCATTTGATTCCTGCGGAACTGCGGCCTGAAATTGCCAAACACTACGGCATCTATATCGAAGGTGAACTTTGCCCACAATGTCGCTATAACCTTGAGAATGTTTATAAGGGGCGGCATGAAGATATGTTGGTTCACCGGATTATCTTTTCGGAAAAAGAGAGAATCGGCATCGGCACATTCGCGCCATCGGATCCAAAATCGCAAGATATTACCGAACTCACAGGGTCAATCGACCTGTCAACCATTGGCGAAGTCGGTGTCGAATCAGACCCGCGGGCTTATCGCTTCGATGGTGAATTGAATATCGCCAATCGCGGGTTAATGGAATTCGTGGAAATGCTCAAATGCGTGACGCCGAATGCCTACATCGCCACCGAACAGGGGTTATTACAGATTGGCGAGATTGCTCCAACTACGCCTGTGCATCATCAGGACTTCGCTTTTGAGATGAAGTTGCAGACCCGGTTCGGCGTGCAACAGACTTCACACATTATTTACAACGGCAAAGCAAAGACTATTCGCTTGCGAACTCAAAAAGGTTATGTGATTGAAGGCGCTCTGGAGCACCGGGTATTGGTGCGCGACGAGTCAGGTAAGTTGGATTGGAAAGCCCTAAAAGATATTGTATCGGGAGAACAAATTTGCTTGAGCCGTAATAGCCTTTGGGCAAAGGTGTCGCCTGCATTGGAGGCATACTTCCCAAATGATTGCAGAAAATTGCAGAAGACATTCCCGAAATTCATGGATGATAATTTAGCCAAATTGCTTGGCTACTTTGTTGCCGAAGGCTGGTTCCTGAAAGGCGAACGAGGGAAAGATTACGGAATCGGTATCTCCAACCAAAGCCCCGAAGTCGCCGATGATTTACAAAAGATAGCTGCCGCTCTTGGACTGAATCTGGTTTCCGGCGGAACTGGAAGGTGGCACATCTGGAATCACGAACTGGTTGAACTATTCCACAACTTTGGAGTGACTGGTCGCCGCGCCAACGAAAAACATATCCCGCAAATTATTCGTCGTTCGCCAAAAGAAATTGTCTCAGCGTTTCTGCGAGCCTACTTTGATGGGGATGGAACAGTGACCAATTTGATTAGTTGCACGACGGCTAGTGAAATTCTTGCCGAGCAATTGCAGTTGCTGTTGTTAAATTACGGGATAATTTCCAAACGCCAAAAGGTATTTAATCAAAAATACCAACGCGACTACTTTGCTGTACAAATTGACAGCAAAAACGCGGAAATTTTTATTCGTGAAATCGGTTTTGGCATCGCTCAGAAGCAGAATGCTGCCAAACGGTTGTTAGAAAAAAAACGCACCGCACACCGCGACGGTTTGCCAAATACTCAGCCCCATTGGGCGGGTTTGCATTCAGGTTTGAAAGCGTTTGCGGCAACCGCGCAGGCTACGACCGGCGTAACCTATCATCAACGGCAAGGGGTTCGGCAAATTATTGGCGATACCAATTATGAACAGCTTTGGCGATTTTCCAGCGGTGCGGCGGTTCCTTCTTATGCCGCAGCGCAATCCGTTGTTGATGCGATTAAGCCTTTTGTTGATATTCCTGTAGATATTCACGAAGGCATAGACACCTATTTCTTCTATGACAAAGCTAAGGACATCAGCGAAGGATATGACGACCTCTGGGATTTTTGTGTTCCCGAAGGGCACACTTACATCGCTAATGGTTTTGTCAATCATAATTGCGATGAGAAGTTTCTCTATAGCCTGCTCACCCTCAGTCAGGAACAGAGCATCAAGACCGGCAGGTTTGCGATGATTTATGCCGATGAAGCGATTCTTTCGCACACCAATGAAAATGAATACAGTTCGTTTGTGGCAAATCGCAAAAGCGAAGCGCTGCAAGATCGCATCATCATGATTAAGGTTCCCTATAACCTGAAGGTCACTCAGGAAGAGCGGATTTATGAAAAGCTTTTGAATCAATCTGAAGTTTTGAAAAACATTCACATCGCACCGAATACCTTGAAGGTTGCGGCAATGTTTGCCGTGATGACGCGACTTGAAGAACCCAAACGCGCCAATATCGACATTGTCAAAAAGATGAAACTTTATGACGGCGAAGATGTTGAAGGATTCAAGTTAAAAGACGTTCGCGAATTGCAGGAGGAAGCTATTCGCGAGGGAATGGATGGCATCAGCCCGCGTTATATTATCAACCGTTTGTCGAATGCTCTGGTGAAAGATAACGTGAAGTTCATTTCGCCGATTGATGCGCTGAGGGCAATCAAAGACGGGTTCGACCAGCACACCGGAATTTCTCCTGACCAGAAAGAGCGTTATTTGAATCTCATCTCGCAGGCGCGACGCGAATATGATGAGATTGCCAAGAAAGAGGTGCAAAAGGCGTTTGTCTATTCATTTGAGGAGATGGCGCGTGGGCTTTGCAATAATTATCTCGATAACGTCGAAGCCTATTGCAACAAAGAACGCATGAAAGACCCGATTACTGAAGAAGAGATGGAACCGGATGAGAAATTGATGCGGTCTATCGAAGAGCAAATCGGCATCAGTGAAAATGCCAAAAATACTTTCCGCCAGGAAATTTTAATCCGCATTTCGACCTATGCGCGGAAAGGAAAGCCCTTTGAATATCAATCTCACGAGCGTTTGAAAGAAGCGATTGAGAAGAAAATTTTTGCCGACTTGAAAGATGTTGTAAAAATTACAACCTCTGTCAAAACGCCGGACGCAGACCAGTTGCGCCGTATTAATGAGGTGATTGACCGCCTGGTTACTCATCACGGTTACACCGTGGATAGCGCAAACGAACTTCTCAATTATGTCGGTACGCTGCTGTCAAGGTAG
- the yhbH gene encoding sporulation protein YhbH: protein MAVQRNDWSLQRKGQIDQERHKARVKDAIKKNLGSIVSNESIILSDGKRVVKVPIRSLDEYKFRFDYRKKKQVGTGDGNSNVGDVIAREGGQGQGAGRGPQAGDQAGQDYYEADVEIDEIAKLVFEDLHLPYLEEKAKTAVQSKTTKFTEIRRSGIMANLDKRRSIYENIKRNARETGEAKIGNFKKEDLRFKSWEEEIRYESNAVVIAMMDVSGSMSEFKKYIARSFYFWMVRFLRTKYDQVQIVFISHHTEAKEVTEEQFFTQGESGGTVVSSAYKLALEIIAERYPPRDWNIYPFHFSDGDNYYSDNDEAVRLADELIATCNLFGYGEIGEEGMSSYRRSSGALLSIFSDRLKNQERFVGVRIDEKEDVYPALKQFFGKRGVEV from the coding sequence ATGGCTGTTCAACGTAATGATTGGTCGCTGCAACGTAAAGGGCAAATAGATCAGGAACGGCATAAGGCTCGCGTAAAAGACGCGATAAAGAAAAACCTCGGTTCAATCGTTTCCAATGAATCAATCATTCTTTCGGATGGAAAACGAGTCGTAAAAGTACCCATTCGCTCGCTTGATGAATATAAATTCCGTTTTGACTACCGCAAGAAAAAACAGGTGGGCACCGGAGACGGCAATTCAAATGTTGGCGATGTCATTGCCCGCGAAGGCGGACAAGGGCAAGGGGCGGGTCGCGGCCCGCAGGCAGGCGATCAAGCCGGACAGGATTATTACGAAGCTGATGTCGAAATTGATGAGATAGCCAAACTGGTTTTTGAAGATTTACACCTGCCGTATCTCGAAGAAAAAGCCAAGACCGCCGTGCAATCAAAGACCACTAAATTTACGGAAATTCGCCGTTCGGGGATTATGGCGAACCTCGATAAACGGCGTTCGATATACGAAAACATCAAACGTAATGCGCGCGAAACCGGCGAAGCGAAAATCGGCAATTTCAAAAAAGAGGATTTGCGATTTAAATCGTGGGAAGAAGAAATCCGCTACGAATCGAATGCCGTGGTGATTGCGATGATGGACGTGTCGGGTTCAATGAGTGAGTTTAAAAAATACATTGCCCGGTCGTTTTATTTCTGGATGGTGCGGTTTTTGCGAACCAAATATGACCAGGTTCAAATCGTTTTCATCAGCCACCACACCGAAGCCAAAGAAGTAACCGAAGAGCAATTTTTTACCCAGGGTGAATCGGGCGGCACGGTGGTGTCATCGGCTTATAAACTCGCTCTCGAAATCATTGCCGAAAGATACCCGCCAAGGGATTGGAATATCTACCCCTTTCATTTCTCGGATGGCGATAATTATTACTCGGATAATGATGAAGCCGTGCGGCTTGCCGATGAATTGATTGCCACCTGCAATCTTTTCGGTTATGGGGAAATCGGCGAAGAAGGAATGTCGAGTTATCGGCGTTCTTCGGGGGCTTTGCTTTCGATTTTTTCCGACCGGTTAAAGAATCAGGAACGCTTCGTCGGCGTGCGCATTGATGAAAAAGAAGATGTCTATCCGGCGTTAAAACAATTTTTCGGCAAACGCGGTGTGGAAGTTTAA
- a CDS encoding SpoVR family protein, translating to MTDKEVQELERAVEQIWDIAVNKFGLDPYPTNFEIVPATVMYEIGSYALPGRYSHWTFGKAYHRMKMMYDFGLSKIYEVVINSNPSFAFLLETNSILQNKLVIAHVLGHVDFFKHNAYFAHTNRRMVDEAAIHARRMNEYEFQYGSKVVEEFLDAVLSIEEHIDPNFYIKKQRDKSGKGEEKIIRTTGRFDDLFTPEELGIKSNDEDDANDQTKLQVPEKDLVYFIMQNSPILKDWQRDVISMLHQEMEYFVPQMQTKIMNEGWACATRDALVLTENGFIYFDRLIEQGNKIKVASGGTAEIHSITDFHKETKVPTLRIRTRRGMTIEGALKHRLLKADGSWAYLKDVKIGDRVAIECGSNVWAKEKPELPCSFTAPSTMMSDIARLTGVSTATIHRYLKGRVTRSDAVIESVIQATTHNPENKGKILATRKRVNATGALDESLAWLLGYFIGDGNKTKSGICLTCADQELSLLLSQVIQTSLGLQPKIKWDATEKGGRYRVIVHSRESKALLEAIGLNLEDKARNKKIPQLILGSPKEVVSAFLRGYFDADADAGKEGIRLSSTSKDFIHTVQIVLLNFGILSTQSLDRGESLQLEITGASAKRFYDEIGFSLTRKQEALRQYIASHLWFKVEDRTDEIIAIEEGCEDVFDITVDEKHAYVANGFVNHNSIWHSRIMREMDLPDEDHLEFAELHSGVVSPHRGQLNPYYLGYKIWEDIEKRWNNPSEEDRHKLGLKGGEGREKIFEVRETENDISFLRNYLTEELCEELDLFVYELVDEEEWTITEKRWEKVRNQLVANMTNFGFPYIEVLDGDYDRNRELYLKHRYEGVELDMKYAHKTLEYVYQLWGRDVHLETIVDGETLVLHFDGEEHTED from the coding sequence ATGACAGACAAAGAGGTGCAAGAACTTGAGCGGGCGGTAGAGCAAATCTGGGATATTGCCGTAAATAAATTCGGACTAGACCCCTACCCGACCAATTTTGAAATCGTTCCGGCAACCGTGATGTATGAGATCGGCTCATATGCGCTGCCCGGTCGCTATTCACATTGGACTTTCGGCAAAGCCTATCATCGGATGAAGATGATGTATGATTTTGGTCTGTCAAAAATTTATGAGGTGGTGATTAATTCCAATCCCTCGTTCGCTTTTTTACTCGAAACCAATTCCATTTTGCAAAATAAACTGGTCATCGCTCATGTTTTAGGTCATGTCGATTTCTTCAAACATAATGCCTATTTCGCCCACACCAACCGCCGGATGGTTGATGAAGCGGCGATTCACGCCCGCCGCATGAATGAGTATGAGTTTCAATATGGCAGCAAGGTTGTCGAAGAATTTCTCGATGCGGTGCTTTCAATCGAAGAGCATATCGACCCTAATTTTTACATTAAAAAGCAGCGCGACAAATCGGGTAAAGGTGAAGAAAAAATCATTAGGACAACGGGGCGTTTCGATGATTTATTCACACCCGAAGAATTGGGAATCAAATCAAACGACGAAGATGACGCCAATGATCAAACCAAACTTCAGGTTCCCGAAAAAGATTTGGTCTATTTCATCATGCAGAACTCGCCGATATTAAAAGACTGGCAGCGGGATGTGATTTCGATGTTGCATCAGGAGATGGAATATTTCGTCCCGCAAATGCAGACCAAGATCATGAATGAGGGATGGGCGTGCGCGACAAGAGACGCTTTGGTATTGACTGAAAATGGATTTATCTACTTTGACCGGTTAATCGAACAGGGCAACAAGATAAAAGTTGCAAGTGGCGGCACAGCGGAAATCCACTCAATAACCGATTTCCATAAAGAAACGAAAGTCCCGACCCTGCGTATTCGCACCCGTAGAGGAATGACCATTGAAGGCGCATTGAAACATCGCCTTTTGAAAGCTGATGGTAGTTGGGCTTACTTGAAAGATGTAAAAATTGGTGACCGGGTCGCCATTGAATGTGGGTCGAATGTTTGGGCGAAAGAGAAGCCGGAACTGCCTTGTTCATTTACTGCGCCCTCAACAATGATGAGTGATATTGCCCGATTAACCGGCGTTTCAACGGCGACGATTCATCGCTATCTGAAAGGACGGGTAACAAGGAGCGATGCGGTGATTGAGTCGGTGATACAAGCCACGACTCATAATCCTGAAAACAAAGGAAAAATATTAGCGACACGCAAGAGAGTAAATGCAACTGGCGCATTGGATGAATCGTTAGCCTGGTTACTCGGATATTTTATTGGGGATGGCAATAAGACCAAATCAGGTATCTGTTTGACCTGCGCAGATCAGGAACTTTCTTTACTGCTATCACAAGTCATTCAAACTTCATTGGGGTTACAACCAAAAATCAAATGGGATGCTACGGAAAAAGGCGGACGTTACCGGGTTATTGTTCATTCACGAGAATCGAAAGCATTGTTGGAAGCCATTGGTCTGAACCTAGAAGATAAAGCGCGAAATAAAAAAATTCCGCAACTGATTTTAGGTTCGCCGAAAGAGGTGGTTTCTGCATTTTTGCGAGGGTATTTTGATGCCGATGCCGATGCCGGAAAGGAAGGCATTCGGCTTTCATCAACAAGTAAAGATTTTATTCACACGGTGCAGATAGTTCTATTAAATTTTGGCATTCTTTCAACTCAAAGCTTGGATAGGGGTGAGAGTTTGCAATTAGAGATTACCGGGGCATCCGCCAAACGGTTCTATGATGAAATCGGGTTTTCATTAACCCGAAAACAGGAGGCGTTGCGGCAATATATTGCCTCTCATTTGTGGTTTAAGGTTGAAGATAGGACTGATGAAATTATAGCCATTGAGGAAGGTTGCGAAGATGTTTTCGATATAACGGTTGATGAAAAGCACGCCTACGTTGCAAATGGTTTTGTGAATCATAATTCAATCTGGCATTCAAGAATTATGCGCGAAATGGATTTGCCGGATGAAGACCATCTGGAATTTGCTGAACTTCATTCAGGTGTGGTGTCTCCGCATCGCGGACAATTAAATCCTTATTATCTGGGCTATAAAATCTGGGAAGATATTGAAAAGCGCTGGAATAACCCTTCGGAAGAAGATCGCCATAAACTCGGTTTGAAAGGTGGAGAAGGACGCGAGAAAATTTTTGAGGTGCGCGAAACCGAAAATGATATTTCTTTTTTGCGCAACTACCTGACCGAAGAGTTATGTGAAGAACTCGACCTGTTCGTTTACGAACTGGTGGATGAAGAGGAATGGACGATTACGGAAAAACGTTGGGAAAAAGTGCGGAATCAACTGGTCGCCAACATGACCAATTTCGGGTTCCCATACATTGAAGTTTTAGATGGCGATTACGACCGCAACCGCGAGTTATATTTAAAGCATCGCTATGAAGGCGTCGAATTGGATATGAAATATGCCCATAAAACGCTCGAATATGTTTACCAACTATGGGGACGCGATGTTCACCTTGAGACCATTGTTGATGGGGAAACATTGGTTCTGCATTTTGACGGAGAAGAACATACCGAAGATTAA
- a CDS encoding DUF4184 family protein: MPFTLSHAAAIYPIRKIFKKRLPLSALIIGSFSPDFRYAVYSPELRDFSHSLEGLILFCLPVSLLGLFIFHFLIKKPLVQLLPSFINDRINPTQIQTEQLSWQKIIAVILAIILGASSHSIWDSFTHSTGLAVQSIPLLKVSILKINSYDLRLYKFLQHASSFLGVWFIFFWLKSWIKRTPRQESRNFQRFSETQKLKFWLAGGWLSIFIGILIGIWRIAPFSIGKGLRIFVVQTGIGMLMAFTMFLIIFGLTVSIMDNKKAVMGEEN, from the coding sequence ATGCCGTTTACGCTTTCTCACGCCGCTGCAATTTATCCGATTAGGAAAATTTTTAAAAAGCGATTGCCCCTTTCTGCGCTGATCATCGGGAGTTTTTCACCGGATTTCCGTTATGCGGTTTATTCACCTGAGCTAAGAGATTTCAGCCATTCCCTTGAAGGTCTAATTTTATTTTGCCTGCCGGTTTCGTTATTGGGATTATTCATATTTCATTTCCTGATTAAAAAGCCCTTGGTTCAATTGCTCCCAAGCTTTATCAACGACCGAATAAACCCAACCCAAATTCAAACTGAACAGCTTTCCTGGCAAAAAATAATCGCGGTGATTTTAGCCATCATCCTGGGTGCCAGCTCTCATAGCATTTGGGATTCATTTACTCATAGCACAGGGTTGGCAGTTCAGAGTATCCCCTTACTGAAGGTCTCAATTCTTAAAATTAATTCTTATGATTTGCGATTGTACAAGTTCCTGCAACATGCGAGTTCATTCTTAGGAGTGTGGTTTATATTTTTCTGGCTCAAAAGTTGGATAAAACGAACGCCCAGACAAGAGAGTCGCAATTTTCAACGATTCAGTGAGACCCAAAAACTCAAGTTTTGGTTGGCAGGCGGATGGCTGTCGATTTTTATAGGTATTTTAATCGGTATTTGGCGAATAGCGCCGTTTTCAATAGGCAAGGGATTACGAATTTTTGTTGTTCAGACCGGCATTGGAATGTTGATGGCTTTCACTATGTTTTTGATAATTTTCGGTTTGACGGTATCAATTATGGATAATAAAAAAGCGGTAATGGGAGAAGAGAATTAA
- a CDS encoding (4Fe-4S)-binding protein gives MAQKNYTNGDITVSWKPDLCIHSTNCVNGLAEVFNPQARPWVNMQGATSERIIAQVERCPSGALSYFRNAVDETSENVSVEMLVEVLPDGPLVVHGSLHIKGIDGNESKRAPKTAFCRCGASHNKPFCDGSHRAANFKDD, from the coding sequence GTGGCGCAGAAAAATTATACGAATGGCGACATCACCGTAAGCTGGAAACCAGACCTCTGTATTCATTCAACCAATTGTGTCAACGGTCTCGCGGAGGTTTTTAATCCGCAGGCGCGACCTTGGGTGAATATGCAGGGCGCAACGAGTGAACGAATCATCGCACAGGTTGAACGATGCCCATCAGGCGCGCTCAGCTATTTTAGGAATGCCGTGGACGAAACCTCTGAAAATGTAAGCGTGGAAATGTTGGTTGAGGTTTTACCCGATGGCCCGTTGGTGGTTCACGGAAGCCTGCATATCAAAGGCATCGATGGGAATGAATCGAAACGCGCGCCTAAAACTGCCTTCTGCCGTTGTGGCGCATCACACAACAAGCCCTTCTGCGACGGTTCGCATAGGGCAGCAAATTTTAAGGATGACTGA